From the Chryseobacterium fluminis genome, the window ATCCTGCCAAAAGAAAAACCAAGATATCTGATGGGAGTAGGTACGCCATGGAATATTCTAGAGTCTATCGGGTTAGGTATTGATATGATGGACTGCGTAATGCCGACAAGAAATGCAAGAAATGCAATGCTTTTCACATGGCAGGGTGTAATGAATATGAAAAATGAAAAGTGGAAAAAAGACTTTTCGCCTTTGGATGAGTTTGGGACAAGTTTTGTAGACAGAGAATATTCAAAAGCGTATGTAAGACATTTATTTGTGTCTAAAGAATACCTGGCAAAACAAATTGCTTCCATTCACAATCTTGCATTTTATCTTGATTTGGTAAAGGTAGCGAGAGAGCATATCCTGGCAGGTGATTTCTACGAATGGAAACGCTCTGTTGTTCCCGTTCTCAGACAGAGACTTTAAAAATAACAGTTGAATAAACACTGACACCGGTGGGAAAATTCCACTAAAATGATCAATATTTAAAATAAAGCGCAGTAAGATGCTGAAAATAATAGACCGATATATCATTAAAAAATACCTTGGAACCTTTAGTTTCATGTTGATATTGCTGTCTATCGTGGTTTTGGTTATTGATGTTCAGCAGAAAATTCCAAGGATTGAAAATGCTAAACTCATTGATCCTAAACTGGATCTGACTTATTTTCTTATCCATTTTTATCCATTCTGGATCATCAATTTGGTGATGACTTTTTTATCCGTTTTGGTGTTCATTTCAGTAATCTATTTTACATCAAGGCTGGCCAACAATACAGAAATTGTAGCGATAATAAGCAGTGGAGCAAGTTTTCACCGTTTCGCAAAACCTTATCTGCTTACCTCTCTGTTTATTGCGGTATTGTCATTGGGAATCAATCATTTCGTATTGCCCTGGGCTAATATTCAGAAAAACCAGTTGGAAGCTTATACTTACAATGCGGCCAATAAAGAAAAAGTTTTGGGAACGGCACCCGTGTCTGCACAGCTGAGCAGAACGGAGTATATTTTTATTAATTCCTGGAATAAGAGGGAGAAAAGAGGTTCCGGGTTTATTTTCCAGAAGTTTGATAAGAACAGGAAGATGATTTATGAGCTTAAAGCTTCTGATGTACTTTGGGACAACACAAAAAAGAAATTTATCCTTAACAGTTACCTTGAGAAAACCATTAACAGTGATGATTCTGAGAAACTGGCCAATGGTTACGAGCTGATCAAAAGCTATGGCCACGATCCTGATGAGCTTTTCCCCAACGAACTTTTAGGACAGAATAAAACGACTCCTGAGCTTTTAAAATTCATTAAAAGGGAAACCGAAAAGGGAAACAGTAACCTTAATGCCCACCTTAACGAGCTTTATCAGAGGACTTCGATGCCTATTTCTATTGTGATTTTAACATTTCTGGCGCTTTCGCTTTCTTCTCAGAAGAAGCGTGGCGGTCTGGGGATTAACCTTGCACTTGGAATCTCTTTGGCGTTCGTATTTGTATTTTCGTTCGAAGCATTAAAGGTAGTATCGGAAAATAAAAGCATGTCACCTGTACTGGCCATGTGGTTTCCGAATATTGTTTTTTTTCCGCTTGCAGCCTATTTATATTTAAAAAGAGCGAATCAGTAAAGCAACTTTATCTCTTTGTGATAAAAACGCTGTAATCCGTCATTTTCCAGGTCGATCCACAGTTCTCCTTTTTCATCTGCATATCTGATGATGCCATTTTGTCTTTCTTTTTTGATCTCAAAAACCGAAACCTGATCTCTACGGAAAAGATTGCGGTTAAATTCTTCCATAATTTCCTGCTCAGAAGGATAGTTTTTTAGTTTTTCTGTCAGATAATTATGGAGTTTCAGGGTGAAATCTTCCAGCTCAAATCTCTGCCCCGTCTGGGTCAGAAGTGATCCTGCATTCGATATTTCATCAAAATTATCCTGAAGAACATTAAATCCGGCTCCCATGATAAAGTAATTACTCTGAATAATTTTTTTCTTTTCTATCAGAATTCCGACTATTTTTTTATTTTTAAGAATTATATCATTGGGCCATTTGATATAAACAGGGAGATCAGTCAATTTGGCAAGGAAATCTCTGATGATGATTGCGGT encodes:
- a CDS encoding LptF/LptG family permease — its product is MKIIDRYIIKKYLGTFSFMLILLSIVVLVIDVQQKIPRIENAKLIDPKLDLTYFLIHFYPFWIINLVMTFLSVLVFISVIYFTSRLANNTEIVAIISSGASFHRFAKPYLLTSLFIAVLSLGINHFVLPWANIQKNQLEAYTYNAANKEKVLGTAPVSAQLSRTEYIFINSWNKREKRGSGFIFQKFDKNRKMIYELKASDVLWDNTKKKFILNSYLEKTINSDDSEKLANGYELIKSYGHDPDELFPNELLGQNKTTPELLKFIKRETEKGNSNLNAHLNELYQRTSMPISIVILTFLALSLSSQKKRGGLGINLALGISLAFVFVFSFEALKVVSENKSMSPVLAMWFPNIVFFPLAAYLYLKRANQ
- a CDS encoding biotin--[acetyl-CoA-carboxylase] ligase is translated as MSQLFYLKACSSTNDEISKFLLYEKSDFLGLHTFNQTKGRGQYGNTWASAAEKNVAYTLAVKTQNFKVSDYMFNYYTAIIIRDFLAKLTDLPVYIKWPNDIILKNKKIVGILIEKKKIIQSNYFIMGAGFNVLQDNFDEISNAGSLLTQTGQRFELEDFTLKLHNYLTEKLKNYPSEQEIMEEFNRNLFRRDQVSVFEIKKERQNGIIRYADEKGELWIDLENDGLQRFYHKEIKLLY